In Colwellia sp. M166, a genomic segment contains:
- a CDS encoding DUF6701 domain-containing protein, protein MCKFKYFTALFMLIYSAFSAPVLAAECQAVFPDVIASHGASANTSSVDFGYNARLTNNPDTVLSTFQISHNLGSNINSCSTANCMASGQASPEVNADFLRGSGTIDYSPPSNQITTFGTTSVNNYDQITANSDAVLNFSANHDVYFFENLSLGFNNTLNLSAGKTYYFGQFSVASSVEINVVGAGTAVVYIDSGVLFTAATMVNSSGKNISGDVSKLVMHVNGDVTLNSGVTFSGALYAKDITFTSASFLHGVTSGEKFTVNSDSILTYDSDVFTADFGEFCQKDIPVTAIANFKFDEREYANVAGEVKDSIGEFHSTARSAQTVEGKVCQALDLSTTGTQDYVVLDKDVLHNKSEFSISLWLKTAKTSTQSILSGATSGSHNELLMWFTRDTSFRPYLKDRPISTLTTSSIAGDTWRHLVWTHGDNQSCLFIDSIAQGCIALTTSPRSVESLILGQEQDSVGNRFDSSQAFNGLMDELVIFDGVIGQTQINQIYNYQSNGLDLDGEPIICDSELIAQFSMESLSWNGSTDEVIDETGNFNGQAFNGLTTNSATSALTGNPGTCSYGEFDGIDDYIQIDDDGTSDFPLDLQKTLTVSVWINPKSLPSSGLKTIVSKDENYEFHLQPSGEINWWWQTSSFSTSGAGITAGNWYHVAITYESGKQVIYINGVEKGSSAVTGDLILNNDPLQIGQDQRISSRFFSGLIDEVHIFKGALSAAEINKIYAKRHPCAEPIIHHYEIVHDGNGLTCAAEQITIKACTNSECASNSDLSTEAVSLNFTVISPTDGRIIKASPTFTGSTSFTFNHTTAETLTLSVDDASVNASHAFECSGVGDSCNMGFENAGFRFLSSNDNNETIAHQISGKEFADTLKLQAVKSNNGVCEGLFSGDVTISLSQENITPDLNFNPGLAFQTGDKNIAKYPQFSNDVTLAFDAESTATIVKPQYLDAGQIRLHAKYANDDIAIVGSSNSFWVKPDKFVINSTASYNATADSTFVAGKDFTFHVRALNENGDITQNYRQSDGTLKLKVTRVAPTLADTVNGQFTYLDNTSIESDTGFQPVVLTNFSDGDKGQSVFNGGRYNEVGVINVELQDSNYGGLSGSQGLVSADNLTLGRFTPAYFKQTVNTAGRLDAYHSDADSGRCEIANWTYTGQRTTDNKGTIGYSLTPKIAITAFNAQDEITQNYTLGAAEGFMRLLATGVDIPWPDHDDEQLRVNDEALSADENAANFVEITAFMEPGKLEFSVNDEGALVAGQMLYTFSDNDHFSYDRDETSFLKPFSAKIPFVPQQITDQDGVTLQINPASNEIAEAAIEKLVSTGVDIRFARMVLANAYGSENTRLRVPLSIEVYNGTNGKYDSENFAINSNESCLTASVEDKKSGTKYSGNMNIWDYRLIDIETDNIQVADTEASVSGVFIEGEQKQLFFSSPTKQGVLDFEYQMPAWLQFDWRNEDGKNDGPFDANPSATLSFGLYRGNDRIISWREVAN, encoded by the coding sequence ATGTGTAAATTTAAATATTTTACTGCTTTGTTTATGCTGATTTATAGCGCTTTTTCAGCTCCTGTTTTGGCCGCTGAATGTCAAGCTGTATTTCCTGATGTTATTGCTTCTCATGGTGCTAGCGCAAACACCAGTAGTGTTGATTTTGGTTACAATGCACGCCTTACCAATAACCCTGATACCGTATTGTCGACTTTTCAAATTAGTCATAACTTAGGTTCGAACATTAACAGTTGTTCGACGGCTAATTGCATGGCTTCTGGTCAAGCTTCACCAGAGGTTAATGCCGATTTTTTACGCGGTAGTGGCACCATTGACTATAGTCCACCGAGCAATCAAATAACGACTTTTGGCACCACAAGTGTCAATAATTATGATCAAATAACCGCTAACTCCGATGCAGTACTTAATTTTAGTGCTAACCATGATGTTTATTTTTTTGAGAACTTATCTTTAGGCTTTAACAACACACTTAACTTGTCTGCAGGAAAAACCTATTATTTTGGTCAATTTTCGGTAGCGTCAAGTGTTGAAATCAACGTCGTCGGTGCGGGCACCGCCGTTGTTTATATTGACTCAGGAGTATTATTTACTGCCGCAACTATGGTTAACTCAAGCGGTAAAAATATATCCGGTGATGTAAGTAAACTCGTGATGCATGTTAATGGGGATGTAACGCTAAATAGCGGAGTGACCTTTTCAGGCGCTCTGTATGCTAAGGATATTACTTTTACATCGGCAAGTTTCTTACATGGGGTGACCTCAGGAGAGAAGTTTACCGTAAACTCTGACTCTATTTTGACTTACGATAGCGATGTTTTTACGGCTGATTTTGGTGAGTTTTGTCAGAAAGATATTCCTGTTACCGCCATTGCTAACTTTAAGTTCGACGAAAGAGAATATGCTAATGTTGCTGGCGAAGTTAAAGACAGTATTGGCGAGTTTCATAGTACAGCGCGATCAGCACAAACGGTAGAAGGTAAGGTGTGTCAAGCACTTGATTTATCTACAACAGGTACTCAAGATTATGTCGTACTTGATAAAGATGTTTTGCATAATAAAAGCGAGTTTAGTATTTCACTTTGGCTGAAAACGGCTAAAACTAGTACTCAGAGTATTCTATCTGGCGCCACATCAGGCAGCCATAATGAACTATTGATGTGGTTTACGCGTGACACAAGCTTTAGGCCATATCTAAAAGATAGGCCGATTAGCACTTTAACTACCTCTTCGATTGCAGGAGACACTTGGCGTCACCTAGTTTGGACACATGGTGATAATCAGAGTTGTCTATTTATTGATAGTATTGCTCAAGGGTGTATAGCTTTAACAACAAGCCCGCGGAGTGTAGAAAGTCTGATTCTGGGGCAAGAGCAGGATAGTGTTGGTAATCGTTTTGATTCTTCCCAGGCTTTTAATGGCCTAATGGATGAGCTGGTTATTTTTGATGGTGTTATTGGCCAAACACAAATTAATCAAATATATAATTATCAAAGTAACGGTTTAGATCTTGATGGCGAACCTATTATTTGTGACAGTGAATTGATTGCGCAATTTTCAATGGAATCGTTATCATGGAATGGATCTACCGATGAAGTTATTGATGAAACAGGTAATTTTAATGGCCAAGCGTTTAATGGCCTTACTACTAATAGCGCAACCTCAGCGCTAACGGGTAATCCTGGTACTTGTAGCTATGGAGAATTTGATGGCATTGATGACTATATTCAAATTGACGATGATGGTACGAGTGACTTTCCCTTAGATTTACAAAAAACATTAACGGTAAGTGTTTGGATAAATCCCAAATCATTACCAAGCTCTGGCCTAAAAACTATTGTTTCGAAAGATGAGAACTACGAATTTCACCTGCAACCTTCAGGTGAAATTAACTGGTGGTGGCAAACATCGTCTTTTTCTACATCGGGTGCCGGTATTACAGCGGGTAACTGGTATCACGTTGCCATAACTTATGAAAGTGGTAAGCAAGTAATCTATATTAACGGTGTTGAAAAAGGATCTAGCGCGGTAACGGGGGACTTAATATTAAACAATGACCCCTTACAAATAGGGCAAGATCAGCGTATTTCTAGTCGATTCTTCTCAGGGTTGATTGATGAAGTGCATATTTTTAAAGGCGCGTTAAGTGCTGCTGAAATCAATAAGATTTATGCTAAAAGACACCCTTGCGCGGAGCCCATTATTCATCACTATGAAATTGTGCATGATGGTAATGGTTTAACTTGTGCCGCTGAGCAAATCACCATCAAAGCTTGCACTAATAGCGAATGTGCAAGTAATAGTGATTTAAGTACCGAAGCGGTGAGCTTAAACTTTACTGTCATTAGTCCAACTGATGGGCGTATTATTAAAGCATCACCAACCTTTACAGGCAGTACAAGCTTTACGTTTAATCATACCACCGCAGAAACATTAACTTTATCAGTTGACGATGCAAGCGTGAATGCCAGTCATGCTTTTGAGTGTTCAGGTGTCGGTGATAGCTGTAACATGGGCTTTGAAAACGCTGGCTTTAGGTTTCTTTCTAGTAACGATAATAATGAGACTATTGCACATCAAATATCAGGTAAAGAATTTGCCGACACCCTGAAACTGCAAGCAGTTAAAAGTAATAACGGGGTGTGTGAAGGTTTATTTTCTGGTGATGTTACGATTAGCTTATCTCAAGAGAATATAACGCCAGATTTAAACTTTAACCCCGGCTTAGCTTTCCAAACGGGTGACAAGAATATTGCAAAATATCCACAATTTTCCAACGATGTTACCTTAGCTTTTGATGCTGAGAGTACTGCGACTATTGTAAAACCTCAGTATCTAGATGCTGGGCAAATTCGTTTACATGCAAAATATGCTAATGACGATATTGCTATTGTTGGCAGTTCAAATAGCTTTTGGGTAAAGCCAGACAAATTTGTGATTAACTCTACGGCCAGTTATAACGCCACTGCTGATAGCACTTTTGTTGCAGGCAAAGATTTTACTTTTCATGTTCGTGCCTTAAATGAGAACGGTGATATCACACAAAACTATCGACAAAGCGATGGAACACTAAAACTAAAGGTGACAAGAGTAGCGCCGACCCTTGCAGATACCGTCAATGGTCAGTTTACGTACCTCGATAACACAAGTATTGAAAGCGATACTGGTTTTCAGCCTGTGGTATTAACTAACTTTAGCGATGGCGATAAAGGGCAATCAGTATTTAATGGTGGGCGATATAATGAAGTTGGTGTTATTAATGTTGAGCTACAAGATAGTAATTATGGCGGTTTATCAGGTAGTCAAGGCTTAGTCAGTGCCGACAACCTTACGCTTGGGCGTTTTACTCCTGCTTACTTTAAGCAAACAGTCAATACTGCGGGTAGGCTTGATGCCTATCACAGTGATGCAGATTCAGGGCGCTGTGAAATAGCAAATTGGACTTATACCGGCCAACGCACAACTGACAACAAAGGCACTATTGGCTATAGCCTAACACCGAAAATAGCCATTACAGCTTTTAATGCACAAGACGAAATAACACAAAACTACACCTTAGGTGCGGCAGAAGGCTTTATGAGGTTGCTGGCAACAGGTGTTGATATTCCTTGGCCTGACCATGACGATGAGCAGCTTCGTGTTAATGATGAGGCGTTAAGTGCTGATGAAAATGCTGCAAACTTTGTTGAGATCACTGCGTTTATGGAGCCAGGTAAGCTAGAGTTTAGTGTTAATGATGAAGGCGCTTTAGTTGCCGGGCAAATGCTTTATACGTTTTCAGATAATGACCATTTTAGTTATGATCGGGATGAAACTAGTTTCTTAAAGCCATTTTCGGCAAAAATTCCTTTTGTACCCCAGCAAATTACCGATCAAGATGGCGTTACTTTACAAATCAATCCAGCCAGCAATGAAATAGCTGAAGCCGCTATTGAAAAGCTTGTCAGCACTGGTGTTGATATTCGTTTTGCTCGAATGGTGTTAGCAAATGCCTATGGCTCAGAAAATACACGTTTGCGAGTACCATTATCAATAGAGGTTTATAACGGCACCAACGGGAAATATGACAGTGAAAATTTTGCGATAAATTCCAATGAAAGTTGTTTAACTGCGAGTGTTGAGGATAAAAAATCAGGTACAAAATACTCAGGTAATATGAACATTTGGGATTATCGTCTCATTGATATTGAAACCGACAACATACAGGTTGCCGATACTGAGGCGAGTGTTAGTGGTGTTTTCATTGAAGGTGAGCAAA